A DNA window from Methanobacteriaceae archaeon contains the following coding sequences:
- a CDS encoding flavodoxin family protein, which translates to MKTAIIYVSSHHGNTKKVLDVMAYSNDIDLLKISEAKKTDFSVYDAIGFASGIYFHKFHKGIEKLASEIDLTGKKVFTVYTCGINYINYARGIQKTIRSQDCEFIGGFSCRGYDTYGFFEKIGGIAKNHPNEKDFRKAREFIKNNLR; encoded by the coding sequence ATGAAAACCGCAATAATATATGTTTCATCACACCATGGAAATACAAAAAAAGTTCTCGACGTAATGGCATATTCAAATGATATCGACTTATTAAAAATATCTGAAGCTAAAAAAACAGATTTTTCAGTTTATGATGCAATAGGATTTGCTTCAGGAATATATTTCCATAAATTCCACAAAGGCATCGAAAAGCTGGCTTCAGAAATTGACTTGACCGGCAAAAAGGTTTTCACTGTTTACACATGCGGTATTAATTACATAAACTATGCAAGAGGCATCCAAAAAACAATCAGATCCCAAGACTGCGAATTCATTGGAGGATTCAGCTGCAGAGGATATGACACATATGGATTTTTCGAAAAAATCGGTGGAATAGCCAAAAACCATCCCAACGAAAAAGACTTTAGAAAAGCTCGTGAATTTATAAAAAACAATTTGAGGTGA
- a CDS encoding alpha/beta fold hydrolase, producing the protein MKKMMNKMPSVGVEGHWSADKFSDNVLQDALIRHALGLTYLQMADVGEVLETVAKFKAGKEWIDAWSEMATTLEKRAENSNSNVTKESAYLRASTYWRIALMYFNSIDDDRLSKYSQNSLDCYHKYLEVSTFPGEYIEIPYGDSFLPAHYYQSPVADENAPLMILTPGRDTFAEDTAWVYRQALERGINCLVYDGPGQGFALRMNGIPFRHDIENVITPIIDYCLENFEGIDEENIILFGISFGGFLVPRAAIYDERVRMCIVDPGNANWGGAFAKRLEMIQKMPKEVRPAQLDFMLEDYIYKHGATSETICDELRKFDNTDIIKDLDCLTIVMDGTSEMTQGEAKVFYDMLECEKEYLLFDEDSGSQMHAQMGGYATASEMLLDLVEKHLIQ; encoded by the coding sequence ATGAAAAAAATGATGAATAAAATGCCGTCAGTTGGCGTTGAAGGCCACTGGTCAGCGGATAAATTCAGCGACAATGTCCTGCAGGATGCACTGATAAGACATGCACTAGGATTAACCTACCTGCAAATGGCAGATGTAGGGGAAGTACTGGAAACAGTTGCTAAATTCAAAGCAGGAAAAGAATGGATTGATGCATGGTCTGAAATGGCAACAACACTTGAAAAAAGAGCAGAAAACTCCAACAGTAACGTGACAAAAGAAAGTGCATATCTAAGGGCATCAACCTATTGGAGAATTGCTTTAATGTATTTTAACTCAATTGATGATGATAGACTTTCCAAGTATTCTCAAAACAGTTTGGATTGTTATCATAAATATCTAGAAGTATCCACTTTCCCAGGAGAATATATCGAAATCCCTTATGGAGACTCATTTCTTCCAGCACATTATTATCAATCTCCCGTTGCAGATGAAAATGCACCGTTAATGATATTGACTCCTGGAAGAGATACTTTCGCAGAAGATACTGCATGGGTTTACAGACAGGCACTCGAAAGAGGAATAAACTGTCTTGTGTATGACGGTCCAGGTCAGGGATTTGCCCTTAGAATGAACGGAATTCCATTCAGACATGATATAGAAAATGTAATAACCCCAATTATCGATTACTGTTTAGAAAACTTTGAAGGCATAGATGAGGAAAACATAATACTTTTCGGAATAAGCTTTGGAGGATTTCTAGTGCCTAGAGCCGCAATCTATGATGAACGTGTTAGAATGTGTATTGTTGATCCAGGCAATGCAAACTGGGGCGGTGCCTTTGCTAAAAGACTTGAAATGATTCAAAAAATGCCAAAAGAAGTTCGTCCCGCACAATTGGACTTCATGCTTGAAGATTACATTTACAAGCACGGAGCAACATCCGAAACCATTTGTGATGAACTTAGAAAATTCGACAATACTGACATTATTAAGGATTTGGATTGTTTGACCATTGTAATGGATGGAACCTCAGAAATGACACAAGGTGAAGCAAAAGTATTCTATGATATGCTTGAATGTGAAAAGGAATATTTATTGTTTGATGAAGATTCCGGTTCACAGATGCATGCCCAAATGGGGGGATATGCAACAGCAAGCGAAATGCTATTGGATTTAGTCGAAAAGCACTTAATCCAATAA
- a CDS encoding VPA1262 family N-terminal domain-containing protein — MHDLSINAKVVSQDYVREFYENGKLKRIPLNKISPIIKQRPLDYNDEINHSVNHIKKIGLSNKLSFKQYNEEQNAVKDLQKLISENGANGVYLWDPYLTADEIFKTLYYSETLNVPLRAITSKKAGKINEIKKGFKIKKQYGLNLNLEVRMQHGTYGYPFHDRFLIFPSNNIYKEPKVYSLGTSVNSFGKKHHILQLIPYPELIIEAFDDLWNQLNHHECIIYKTF, encoded by the coding sequence ATGCATGATTTAAGTATTAATGCAAAAGTCGTGTCACAAGATTATGTAAGGGAATTTTATGAAAACGGTAAACTTAAAAGAATTCCTTTAAATAAAATTTCTCCAATAATCAAACAAAGACCCCTAGATTACAATGATGAAATAAATCACTCTGTAAACCATATTAAAAAAATTGGATTATCAAATAAATTATCATTTAAACAATATAATGAAGAACAAAATGCCGTGAAGGATTTGCAAAAACTAATTTCCGAAAATGGTGCAAATGGAGTTTATTTATGGGATCCTTATCTAACTGCAGATGAAATTTTTAAGACATTATATTATTCGGAAACACTTAACGTTCCTCTTAGAGCAATTACTTCAAAAAAAGCTGGAAAGATTAATGAAATTAAAAAAGGATTTAAGATTAAAAAACAATATGGTTTAAACTTAAACCTAGAAGTGAGAATGCAACATGGAACTTACGGTTATCCATTCCACGATAGATTTTTAATATTTCCTTCAAATAATATTTATAAAGAACCAAAAGTTTATTCGCTTGGAACGTCAGTAAATTCTTTTGGAAAAAAACATCACATCTTACAGTTAATACCTTATCCAGAATTAATTATTGAAGCATTTGATGATTTGTGGAACCAATTAAACCATCATGAATGCATAATTTATAAAACGTTCTAA
- a CDS encoding DUF2971 domain-containing protein yields the protein MWKKKYHKLYFQDTRDIKSQAEASILKEDNFPKLLFKYMKAEHAINSLEDDFIKVSDPFHVNDPFEGEMLFDYEMISQQYKDDLLIRQREDPNLNFSDEDKNLIVNSENPQNSFMDIVYNNDSGRGEGLTMEEFKLEFVETFDEFAQYSVKNYNHELKKQMLFVCLSESNNIIPMWAHYAGNHTGVCIGYDLTDFELGSEETCHPILYVQGSDFTEEINNIDNAERNKLKVLEEPFLKKSHDWSYEKEWRILIDKMKLRQALKLGFSSVMDRREDLCFIKFPKPVCVFLGLNISADCKQEIIKICKERGITIYKMIKDSSRYNLSHMEI from the coding sequence ATGTGGAAAAAGAAATACCATAAATTATATTTTCAGGATACCCGAGATATTAAATCACAAGCTGAAGCTTCAATTTTAAAAGAGGATAATTTTCCTAAACTTCTTTTTAAATACATGAAAGCAGAACATGCAATAAATTCTCTCGAAGATGATTTCATAAAAGTTTCAGACCCCTTCCATGTCAACGATCCATTTGAAGGGGAAATGCTTTTTGATTATGAAATGATATCTCAACAATATAAGGATGATTTGCTCATTCGACAGCGGGAGGATCCGAATTTGAACTTCTCTGATGAAGACAAAAACTTAATTGTCAACAGCGAAAATCCTCAAAATTCATTCATGGATATTGTTTATAATAATGATTCGGGCAGGGGTGAGGGCTTAACAATGGAGGAATTCAAATTAGAGTTTGTGGAGACTTTTGACGAGTTTGCCCAGTATAGTGTAAAAAATTATAATCATGAACTGAAAAAACAGATGCTTTTTGTTTGCTTATCCGAATCGAATAATATTATTCCAATGTGGGCACATTATGCAGGCAATCACACAGGAGTATGTATTGGATATGACCTTACGGATTTTGAGTTGGGTTCTGAAGAAACATGTCATCCTATTTTATATGTTCAGGGCTCTGATTTTACAGAGGAAATCAATAACATTGATAATGCTGAGCGAAACAAATTGAAAGTTTTGGAAGAGCCGTTTTTGAAAAAGTCACATGACTGGAGTTATGAGAAGGAATGGCGGATACTAATTGATAAAATGAAATTAAGGCAAGCATTAAAATTAGGATTTTCATCTGTTATGGATAGACGTGAGGATTTATGCTTTATTAAATTTCCAAAACCTGTCTGTGTATTTTTGGGGTTGAATATTTCGGCTGATTGTAAACAAGAAATTATAAAAATTTGTAAAGAACGTGGAATAACAATTTATAAAATGATTAAAGATTCAAGCAGGTATAATTTAAGTCATATGGAAATTTAA
- a CDS encoding MarR family transcriptional regulator: MNSYLKEMDLTLSQTRVLLVLALNNGVSIDYLAEKANIGKSSVTKSVKILEKKGFLTKEIDPEDNRRKIVKITKKGKEIQKAALQINNEIEESIISKIGENEIKTLKEQLITLDELIKN, encoded by the coding sequence ATGAATAGCTATCTTAAAGAAATGGATTTGACATTAAGTCAGACAAGAGTGCTCCTTGTTTTAGCATTGAATAATGGTGTTTCTATAGATTATCTTGCAGAAAAAGCAAACATAGGAAAAAGCAGCGTAACCAAATCTGTGAAGATACTTGAAAAGAAAGGATTTCTGACAAAAGAAATTGATCCCGAAGACAATCGTAGGAAAATCGTTAAAATCACAAAAAAAGGAAAAGAAATACAAAAGGCAGCTCTTCAAATCAATAATGAAATAGAAGAATCAATAATCTCTAAAATAGGTGAAAATGAAATTAAAACCTTAAAAGAACAGTTAATCACATTAGACGAATTAATTAAAAATTAA
- a CDS encoding FRG domain-containing protein has translation MVNFEDFIEIIKIKSYEELIEKLQGKSPNFRENYIFRGLGSSKYELIPSALRKDENGNYMINNYIDSKFCVYELTSAADHFRRCKIPYETYKKLNEEGKTILLNKNSKEMKDNTPAQCWVKSENEIQYKRELYVLLKFLNWADKSGLKISTTPTIRRLIHETIEFKPPKNKWPNLDFFEIISLAQHYGLPTQAMDWSYDYKSSLYFATNNILHNNTDDCVLWAFNYKLFENSYIPGHPHPYKLQFYRPEYNSNKNLMGQKGLFTFIISENYNFDRRPLDQIIIEDVINNIDPKAKIKNYVKLYGLNDFIIPHNEKIFYKFIIPGDLKHYILNELYLEGYSEENLFPGYSGVVQSIKNRVRLEEYVNELNKSTKKNFIMLFYEKEINNILNKKKRMIFKKFFTEEHFGNCFIYSKNNREILGYFKIDELIKNTPINMWNTFKRNSIMSKEDFFEYFEDIFQGYAIPIKDLNIFKYPIKLNLNLESEIQEITPEDQSLNFLLNF, from the coding sequence ATGGTTAATTTCGAAGATTTTATTGAAATAATTAAAATTAAATCATATGAAGAATTAATTGAAAAACTTCAAGGAAAATCCCCTAATTTTCGTGAAAATTATATTTTTAGAGGTTTAGGAAGTAGTAAATATGAATTAATTCCCTCTGCTTTAAGAAAAGATGAAAACGGAAATTACATGATAAATAACTATATTGATTCAAAATTTTGCGTATATGAACTAACTTCAGCAGCAGATCATTTTAGAAGATGCAAAATTCCATATGAAACTTATAAAAAATTAAATGAAGAAGGTAAGACAATTCTTTTGAATAAAAATTCTAAAGAAATGAAAGATAATACTCCTGCACAATGTTGGGTCAAATCAGAAAATGAAATACAATATAAAAGAGAATTATATGTTCTCTTAAAATTTTTAAACTGGGCAGATAAAAGTGGTTTGAAAATTTCCACTACTCCAACCATTAGACGTTTAATCCATGAAACAATTGAATTTAAACCACCAAAAAATAAATGGCCTAATTTAGATTTTTTTGAAATAATTTCATTAGCTCAACATTATGGATTACCTACCCAAGCTATGGATTGGTCTTATGATTATAAATCTTCTTTATATTTTGCAACAAACAATATTTTACACAACAACACTGATGACTGTGTTTTATGGGCTTTTAATTATAAATTATTTGAAAATAGTTATATCCCCGGTCATCCGCACCCATATAAATTACAATTTTACAGACCCGAGTATAATTCAAACAAAAATTTGATGGGACAAAAAGGGTTATTTACCTTTATTATTAGTGAAAACTATAATTTTGATAGGCGACCTTTAGACCAGATTATAATAGAAGATGTAATAAATAATATTGATCCTAAAGCAAAAATTAAAAATTATGTTAAACTTTATGGATTAAATGATTTTATCATTCCTCATAATGAAAAAATATTTTATAAGTTTATTATCCCCGGAGATTTAAAACATTACATCTTAAATGAATTATATTTAGAGGGATATTCTGAAGAAAATCTATTTCCAGGTTATAGTGGCGTTGTTCAATCCATAAAAAATAGAGTAAGACTAGAAGAGTATGTAAATGAACTAAATAAATCTACAAAAAAGAATTTTATAATGTTATTTTATGAAAAAGAAATTAATAATATATTAAATAAGAAAAAACGCATGATTTTTAAAAAATTTTTTACTGAAGAGCATTTTGGAAACTGTTTTATTTATTCTAAAAATAATAGAGAAATTTTAGGTTATTTTAAAATTGATGAATTAATTAAAAATACTCCAATAAATATGTGGAACACATTTAAAAGAAATTCAATAATGAGTAAAGAAGACTTTTTTGAATATTTTGAAGATATATTTCAAGGTTATGCAATTCCAATTAAAGATTTGAATATATTTAAATACCCTATTAAACTTAATTTAAATTTAGAATCTGAAATACAAGAAATAACTCCTGAAGACCAATCTTTAAATTTTTTATTAAATTTCTAA
- a CDS encoding AAA domain-containing protein encodes MPEEYKNKLINLIMHERNFEEKEMQKKLIELLQNHESNGENTIRNISGRRIHKFPITVKFKKDERINTDINELDTVLVSDENHPEKILKGKVYEKRSNSILVVFDNEKILEWGIPDKARIDLFVRDSEYMKMIENLNLYKQNPNVFMALQYALNNLNPPNKKRIKYINFYDKHLNKSQKRAVIRSLKSEDFFLIHGPFGTGKTTTLVELIRQEAKNHKVLVTADSNAAVDNIVERLMPTKLNITRIGNEHKINYKVRKATLNFKFKNHPKYKEISKNLKKIKKLTNKPNYDKFLINQLYAKNNLLKQEIESEIISESEIVLTTNSSSTLDVLNNVSFGVAVIDEASQTTIPKVLLPISKADKFILAGDHKQLPPTVKSKCVELEETLFKKLINNFPSQKQFLNIQHRMNETLMKFPNKKFYNNRLKCDKNYKNIKIDERFGKCDIESPLVFLDTKSLENNKEKQYENSTSTFNALEAKIASEIADKYLKLTIDKENVGIISLYNDQVDLIKKMIDVEVNTVDGFQGKEKEIIILSPVRSNVDNETGFINDQRINVALTRAKRKLIVIGNTETLKHHPTFNEFIKHCQNENCMINLTNMENIYEKN; translated from the coding sequence TTGCCAGAAGAATATAAAAATAAATTAATTAATCTTATTATGCATGAGAGAAATTTTGAAGAAAAAGAAATGCAGAAAAAACTCATTGAGTTACTTCAAAATCATGAATCAAATGGTGAAAATACAATTAGAAATATTTCTGGACGTAGAATACATAAATTCCCAATCACTGTAAAATTCAAAAAAGATGAAAGAATAAACACAGACATAAATGAATTAGATACCGTTTTAGTGAGTGACGAAAATCATCCTGAAAAAATTTTAAAGGGCAAAGTTTATGAAAAAAGATCAAACTCTATTTTAGTTGTATTTGATAACGAAAAAATTTTAGAATGGGGAATACCTGATAAAGCAAGAATTGATTTATTTGTCAGGGATAGTGAATATATGAAAATGATTGAAAATTTAAATTTATATAAACAAAACCCCAATGTATTTATGGCTCTTCAATATGCATTAAATAATTTAAATCCTCCAAATAAAAAAAGAATAAAATACATTAATTTTTATGACAAACATCTCAATAAATCACAAAAAAGAGCCGTGATTAGAAGTTTAAAAAGTGAAGATTTCTTTTTAATCCATGGACCATTTGGAACTGGAAAAACTACAACCTTGGTTGAATTAATTCGCCAAGAAGCCAAAAATCATAAAGTATTAGTAACTGCTGATAGTAATGCAGCTGTTGATAATATTGTTGAAAGATTAATGCCAACAAAATTAAATATAACAAGAATCGGTAATGAGCATAAAATTAATTATAAGGTTAGAAAAGCAACTTTGAACTTTAAATTTAAAAATCATCCAAAATATAAAGAGATTTCAAAAAACCTCAAGAAAATAAAAAAATTAACTAATAAGCCAAATTATGACAAATTTCTAATTAATCAATTATATGCTAAAAATAATCTATTAAAACAAGAAATTGAATCAGAAATCATATCTGAAAGCGAAATAGTTCTAACCACTAACTCATCCTCTACATTAGATGTTCTTAATAATGTTTCCTTTGGTGTTGCAGTTATTGATGAAGCATCACAAACAACTATCCCTAAAGTATTATTGCCCATATCAAAAGCTGATAAATTTATTTTAGCAGGTGATCATAAGCAATTGCCACCCACAGTTAAAAGTAAATGTGTTGAATTAGAAGAGACTTTATTTAAAAAACTTATTAATAATTTTCCTAGTCAAAAACAATTCTTGAATATTCAACATAGGATGAATGAAACTTTGATGAAATTTCCAAACAAGAAATTCTATAACAATAGATTAAAATGTGACAAGAATTATAAAAATATAAAAATAGATGAAAGATTTGGGAAGTGCGACATAGAAAGTCCTTTAGTGTTTTTAGATACAAAATCATTGGAAAATAATAAAGAAAAACAATATGAGAACAGTACCTCGACATTTAATGCCTTGGAAGCTAAAATTGCATCTGAAATTGCAGACAAATATCTGAAATTAACCATTGATAAAGAGAATGTTGGAATTATATCCCTTTATAATGATCAAGTTGATTTGATTAAAAAAATGATTGATGTTGAAGTAAATACAGTAGATGGGTTTCAAGGAAAAGAAAAGGAAATAATAATTTTATCCCCTGTTAGGAGCAATGTTGATAATGAAACGGGATTTATTAATGACCAGCGAATAAATGTTGCTTTAACTCGTGCAAAAAGAAAATTAATAGTTATTGGAAATACTGAAACATTGAAACATCACCCCACTTTCAATGAATTTATTAAACATTGCCAAAATGAAAATTGTATGATAAATCTTACTAATATGGAGAATATATATGAAAAGAATTAA
- a CDS encoding HNH endonuclease signature motif containing protein: protein MSSNRNYSQLTIKKLFGFAGGRCSMCRTKITLNATKKDEAAQIGEIAHIIGSSEDGPRGDGNYPKDKLDDYENLILLCPTCHKKVDKQSNSYLPSKLHEIKSNHEKWVDEQLEVSNLEISSKELDIIIRNISSGDYNPSFSFEEFEHIDVSDKINKNDFSSQVKRLLDIGLMKTYEVKSFVTEMDKVDKKFINTLKSFFKDKYLELKEKHDDNDEIFLELWEYIQNDSYSFSENAAALSVLCYMFELCEVFEK from the coding sequence ATGTCATCAAATCGAAATTACAGCCAATTAACTATTAAAAAGTTATTTGGATTTGCTGGTGGGCGCTGTTCTATGTGCAGAACAAAAATAACATTGAATGCAACCAAAAAAGATGAAGCTGCCCAAATTGGTGAAATAGCGCATATTATTGGTTCAAGTGAAGATGGACCAAGAGGTGATGGCAACTATCCAAAAGATAAATTAGATGATTATGAAAATTTAATATTGCTGTGCCCCACATGTCATAAAAAAGTTGATAAACAATCTAATTCTTATCTTCCCTCCAAATTACATGAAATAAAAAGTAATCATGAAAAATGGGTAGATGAACAGTTAGAAGTATCAAATTTGGAAATTTCTTCTAAAGAATTAGATATAATAATTAGAAACATTTCTTCTGGAGATTATAATCCTTCATTTTCATTTGAAGAATTTGAGCATATTGATGTTTCAGATAAAATCAATAAAAATGATTTTAGCAGTCAAGTTAAACGATTATTGGATATTGGGCTTATGAAGACCTATGAAGTTAAATCTTTTGTAACAGAGATGGATAAAGTAGATAAAAAATTTATCAATACATTAAAATCATTTTTTAAAGATAAGTATTTAGAACTTAAAGAAAAACATGATGATAATGATGAGATTTTTCTTGAATTATGGGAGTATATACAAAATGATTCATATTCATTTAGTGAAAATGCTGCTGCATTATCTGTTTTATGTTATATGTTTGAATTGTGTGAGGTTTTTGAAAAATGA
- a CDS encoding HEPN domain-containing protein: MTQNKIDIENYELIIPFSLISYPPIVVDIELCEFDINNLNLKLTKNNNKYYLNVSNFDDKSEICDFIENFEFFIKYYTLGREYCAIEYDENEIYPKGISMELKEVQIKETSDRFEKELEKTLTGKYELTEDLKLALDIYSKHTQYNKKSQYLDLITILEILKPTYPVSDKSLKAIGEIKKDMKSIRKNFKNGSEEFKEFDRYFHDLKFWEDKSINSSLQKFANGHQEDFKEFKDIDDKLKRAYAIRSNITHNGFIDDDFEKYYNFLRKFVGKLLKIMIDESRRD; the protein is encoded by the coding sequence TTGACTCAAAATAAAATAGACATTGAAAACTATGAATTAATAATACCTTTTTCTTTAATTTCATACCCTCCGATTGTGGTTGATATAGAATTATGTGAATTTGACATTAACAATTTAAACCTTAAATTAACAAAAAATAACAACAAATATTATTTGAATGTATCAAATTTTGATGATAAGTCTGAAATATGTGATTTTATAGAGAATTTTGAATTTTTTATAAAATATTATACATTAGGAAGGGAATACTGTGCTATTGAGTATGATGAGAATGAAATATATCCTAAAGGAATTAGTATGGAATTAAAAGAGGTACAAATAAAAGAAACTTCTGATCGTTTTGAAAAAGAATTAGAGAAAACTTTAACCGGTAAATATGAATTAACTGAAGATTTAAAATTAGCATTGGATATATATTCAAAACACACACAATATAACAAAAAAAGCCAATATTTAGATTTAATTACTATATTGGAAATATTAAAGCCCACTTATCCAGTTTCAGATAAATCTTTAAAAGCTATTGGTGAAATTAAAAAGGATATGAAATCAATTCGAAAGAATTTTAAAAATGGGTCTGAAGAGTTTAAGGAATTTGATAGATATTTCCATGACTTAAAGTTTTGGGAGGATAAGTCTATTAATAGTTCATTACAAAAATTTGCAAATGGGCATCAAGAAGATTTTAAGGAATTTAAAGATATTGATGATAAACTTAAAAGGGCATATGCTATACGTAGCAATATTACTCATAATGGATTTATTGATGATGACTTTGAGAAATATTATAATTTTTTAAGGAAATTTGTTGGGAAATTATTAAAAATAATGATTGATGAATCTAGAAGAGATTAA